Proteins co-encoded in one Spirosoma endbachense genomic window:
- a CDS encoding TIGR04283 family arsenosugar biosynthesis glycosyltransferase encodes MPNVSIIIPTLNEEKTLPRTLRLLQRLCPEPLEIIVVDGGSTDRTRQLAEATRPCFRALRVIQSTQAGRAHQMNIGAAKASGDILCFLHADTTLPDDALRVILHTLADPKTAAGGFISIMRGPTTTRWLTSFHNYIKTYYAPLLFRPYLFFFKGGRLLFGDQVIFCRREQFAAVGGYSDTMPIMEEADLLLKLVQFGRVRQVNRIVESSDRRVAKWGFWKANSVFLAIGFLWGIGYSPDKLKRWFDDIR; translated from the coding sequence ATGCCCAATGTCTCCATCATCATTCCAACCCTTAATGAAGAAAAGACGCTGCCACGCACCTTGCGACTGTTGCAGCGATTGTGCCCGGAGCCGCTCGAAATCATTGTCGTTGATGGAGGCAGTACTGATCGAACCCGCCAATTAGCAGAAGCCACGCGTCCCTGCTTCCGGGCGTTGCGTGTGATCCAGAGTACACAGGCAGGTCGGGCTCATCAGATGAATATCGGTGCCGCAAAAGCATCCGGCGATATTCTATGCTTCCTCCATGCCGATACGACCTTACCCGACGATGCGTTGCGGGTCATTCTGCATACACTAGCCGACCCAAAAACGGCTGCGGGTGGTTTTATCTCCATCATGCGTGGACCCACAACAACCCGTTGGCTGACCTCGTTTCATAACTATATCAAGACCTATTACGCCCCTTTATTATTCCGTCCCTATCTCTTCTTTTTCAAAGGAGGACGCTTGCTTTTTGGTGATCAGGTTATTTTTTGCCGCCGTGAACAGTTTGCGGCTGTGGGGGGGTATTCTGACACGATGCCCATTATGGAAGAAGCTGATCTTTTGCTGAAACTGGTTCAGTTTGGACGCGTTCGTCAGGTGAACCGAATCGTGGAATCGTCGGATCGTCGGGTGGCTAAATGGGGATTCTGGAAGGCAAACAGTGTTTTTCTGGCTATTGGGTTCCTATGGGGAATAGGGTATTCGCCCGACAAACTAAAACGATGGTTTGATGACATTCGATA